Part of the uncultured Anaeromusa sp. genome is shown below.
GCCAATGCATTGGCGGCGTATCCGGTCTTGCTGTTAGGGACTGATGCGCAAAAGAAGTTCTTTTTTGACAAATTGAACGAAGGAAAGCTGGCGGCATTTGCGCTGACAGAGCCCAATGCAGGTTCTGATGCGGGAGGCGTTGTTACGTCGGCTGTAAAGGACGGCAATGAATATGTCTTAAATGGCAATAAATGCTTTATTACCAATGCTTCCAGCGCTGAGATGTTTGTTGTTTTTGCTAATACGCGCAAAGCGGCTGGTATTCGCGGTTTGACAGCTTTCGTTTTAGAAAAAGGAACTCCAGGCTTTTCCGTAGGGAAAAAAGAAGAAAAAATGGGGATATGCGCGTCAGATACTTGCGAGTTGATTCTCGATGGCGTGCGAGTACCGGAAGAACAACGCATCGGTCGGGAAGGCGAAGGCTTTAAACTCGCTATGAAAACGCTGGATGCGGCCCGCCCTTTGGTGGGAGCCGTATCTGTAGGAATCTCACAGGCGGCCTTGGACTGCGCAGTGAAATACGCCAAAGAGCGCCAGCAGTTCAATAAGCCAGTGTCTTCTTTTCAACTGGTGCAGGCGATGGTGGCCGATATGGCTATGCAAATCGAGGCGGCGCGGCTATTAGTGCACAAGGCTTGCTGGCTCAAAGATCAGGGGATGCCTTACTCCAAGGAAGCGGCAATGGCCAAATGCTTTGCTTCTGATGTAGCTATGAAAGTGACCGTGGATGCCGTGCAGGTTATGGGCGGCTATGGCTACTCGAAAGAGTACCCGGCGGAAAAATATATGCGTGATGCGAAGATTATGCAGATCTATGAAGGGACCAACCAGATTCAGCGCTTAGTTATTGCCAATGCGGTTTTGTATTGACCCAATAGGCAGCAGAAAAGCTTCCGTTTTGACGGAGGCTTTTTTTATTTACTAAAAATTAACAATTTCATAGCGTGAACTTTACATAGAATTTTTATACTAGAGGAGGTAGAAAAAATACATAGTAGGAGGAGATTGTGTGAATAAGAAAAAATGGCTGATGCCCTGTGCTGCGCTGGCGGTGATGGTGGCGATTTTGGTGGCATTAGCTATGCCGCAGACTAACGCAGTGGCTGACGCGGCCAATGACCAGGCTTACTATGGGAAAAAAGCGAAATACGTATTTTACTTTATTGGCGACGGTATGGCATTGAGCCAGATTAACTCTACGGAAATCTTCAAAGGGACTCAGAATGGCAACGGACCTATGGGCAGGCAGCCTATGAATTTTACCGCCTTTTCTCATCAGGGCGTGCAGCGGACGCAGTCGGCGGATACATTCATTACGGAATCAGCTGCCGCAGGAACGGCACTGGCGACTGGCAACAAAACCAATAATGACATTTTGGGCATGGATCCTACAAAGAGTGTGAAGTTTAAAACCATGGCGGAAATGGCCAAGGAAAAAGGCATGAGAGTAGGCATTGTCTCCAGTGTGTCCTTGGACCATGCAACTCCAGGCGCTTTTTATGCGCATCAACCGACTCGCAAAAACTATTATGAAATTGGTCAGGAAATGATTAACAGCAATTTTGATTATTTTGCCGGCGGCGGTCTGTTGGCGCCTACAGGCAAGAAAAAAGACCAGCCTAATTTGCTGGATATTGCCAAACAAAAAGGCTATCAAGTAGCTCTTTCGATCGAAGAAATCCAGAAGATTGGCCGCGGCAGCGGCAAAACGATTGCCATTGCTCCAAACCTGGCGGCGGAAGAAGCCATGTCCTATGAAATTGACCGTGGCGAAAAAGTGTCTTTAGCTGAGTTTACCCGCAAAGGCATTGAGGTGCTGGATAATCAGAACGGCTTTTTCATGATGGTGGAAGGCGGCAAGGTCGATTGGGCTTGCCATGCTAATGATGCGGCGACAACTGTAAAGGATGTCATGGCATTTGAAGAAGCCATTGCAGAAGCGCTGAAGTTCTATGCCAAACATCCGGATGAAACATTGATTGTCGTTACTGGCGACCATGAGACCGGCGGCATGACCATTGGCTTTGCCGGTACTGGTTACAAGACGTTCTTCAGTAAATTGGGCGGACAGACCTTGTCTTATGAAGAATTTGACAAACAGATCAAAACCTACCGCGATCAAGTAGGCGATTCTAATGCCAATTTGGATGACTGGCTGCCTGCGTTGGCCAACCAATTTGGCATGAACGAATTGACTGCCTACGAGAAAAATCGTTTGGCTCAAGCGTTGGCTTTCAGCATGATCGATCCCAAAAAACGTCCTGCTGACGAAGAAACTACCTTGGCATACGGACCCTACGAGCCCTTCTCTGTAACGGTGACTCATCTGTTGAATCAGCGCGCGGGGATTGGCTGGACCACCTATGCTCATACTGGCGTGGCTGTGCCTGTGTATGCCCAAGGAACCGGCAGCGCCGTTTTTGACGGGTATTATGATAATACAGATGTGGCGAAAAAAATGATGAATATTATGGGTGTTTCTAAATAATGAAACGGGATCGCATGGTTGTTTTCGTTATTTTATTACTGTCCCTCGGTTTATACTGTCTGCCAAGTCAGTTTACGCCGGACGATGACGGCTATATACGGGCCAAGGGCGCCGTACTCTCCGTTGATAATGAACACGTATACGCCCGAGGCGTAGTTCGTACAGGCGTGCAGGAGGTTGTGCTGCAAATTGCTGACGGTCCGTATGAAGGCAAGATCATTACTTGCAGTAATACGCTGTTGGGAAAGCTGGAAATGGATAAGATATTTGCTCCTGGCGATACGGCTCTGGTGGCTGTGAAGGGGACGGCAGGCGAAATTCAGGTCGCCAACGTGGTGGATCATTACCGCCTGTATGCAGAAGGGTTGCTCTTTTTCCTCTTTGCCGCGCTTTTATGCTGGTATGCCCGCTGGACAGGACTGAAAGCTCTTCTTTCATTTGTATTTACCGTTTTAGCTTTGTGGAAAGTGCTGTGGCCGCTGTTCTTGCTTGGTTGGGACCCAGTATTTGTATCCATCTTGGTTGTAGCGGCTATTGTCGGTACGGTTACGCTATTGGTTATCGGCTTTAACCGTATTGCCTTAGCGGCTTTTTGCGGCACCTTAGGGGGAGCGTTGGGGGCTGTAGTGCTGGCTTTTTTATTCGGACAGCTTTTTCGCGTTCACGGCGCGGTTTTGCCTTATGCCGAGACCTTGCTGCATCTGGGATATGCCCAGCTAGACCTGACCAGAATGTTTCTGGCGGGGATTATGCTGGCTTCTTCCGGGGCAATGATGGATGTGGCTGTTGATATTGCCGTAGCTGTTGGTGAATTGAAATGTAAGCGGCCGGACTTGAAGCGCGGGGAGGCTATTGCCTCTGGCATGCATATCGGGCGGGCTGTAGTCGGCACGATGACCACAACGCTGCTTTTGGCTTACAGCGGTTCTTTTATGGCGTTGATGATGGTCTTTATCGCCCAAGGGACGCCGGTGGT
Proteins encoded:
- a CDS encoding acyl-CoA dehydrogenase family protein, which gives rise to MDFQWTQDQVDLKNMTQEFIAKEVAPYAGEMDAAGGMRPGLQEKFHEMGLLNLIVPEEYGGPGLDAMTVALLYEEIGKGCAGVATSIAANALAAYPVLLLGTDAQKKFFFDKLNEGKLAAFALTEPNAGSDAGGVVTSAVKDGNEYVLNGNKCFITNASSAEMFVVFANTRKAAGIRGLTAFVLEKGTPGFSVGKKEEKMGICASDTCELILDGVRVPEEQRIGREGEGFKLAMKTLDAARPLVGAVSVGISQAALDCAVKYAKERQQFNKPVSSFQLVQAMVADMAMQIEAARLLVHKACWLKDQGMPYSKEAAMAKCFASDVAMKVTVDAVQVMGGYGYSKEYPAEKYMRDAKIMQIYEGTNQIQRLVIANAVLY
- a CDS encoding alkaline phosphatase; protein product: MNKKKWLMPCAALAVMVAILVALAMPQTNAVADAANDQAYYGKKAKYVFYFIGDGMALSQINSTEIFKGTQNGNGPMGRQPMNFTAFSHQGVQRTQSADTFITESAAAGTALATGNKTNNDILGMDPTKSVKFKTMAEMAKEKGMRVGIVSSVSLDHATPGAFYAHQPTRKNYYEIGQEMINSNFDYFAGGGLLAPTGKKKDQPNLLDIAKQKGYQVALSIEEIQKIGRGSGKTIAIAPNLAAEEAMSYEIDRGEKVSLAEFTRKGIEVLDNQNGFFMMVEGGKVDWACHANDAATTVKDVMAFEEAIAEALKFYAKHPDETLIVVTGDHETGGMTIGFAGTGYKTFFSKLGGQTLSYEEFDKQIKTYRDQVGDSNANLDDWLPALANQFGMNELTAYEKNRLAQALAFSMIDPKKRPADEETTLAYGPYEPFSVTVTHLLNQRAGIGWTTYAHTGVAVPVYAQGTGSAVFDGYYDNTDVAKKMMNIMGVSK
- a CDS encoding YibE/F family protein, whose protein sequence is MKRDRMVVFVILLLSLGLYCLPSQFTPDDDGYIRAKGAVLSVDNEHVYARGVVRTGVQEVVLQIADGPYEGKIITCSNTLLGKLEMDKIFAPGDTALVAVKGTAGEIQVANVVDHYRLYAEGLLFFLFAALLCWYARWTGLKALLSFVFTVLALWKVLWPLFLLGWDPVFVSILVVAAIVGTVTLLVIGFNRIALAAFCGTLGGALGAVVLAFLFGQLFRVHGAVLPYAETLLHLGYAQLDLTRMFLAGIMLASSGAMMDVAVDIAVAVGELKCKRPDLKRGEAIASGMHIGRAVVGTMTTTLLLAYSGSFMALMMVFIAQGTPVVNILNLTYVAAEILHTLTGSIGVVLVAPCTALLAGVLLVEPSSVMACELSTKKP